The Crocosphaera subtropica ATCC 51142 genome includes a window with the following:
- a CDS encoding sulfotransferase family protein translates to MKKLPNFIIIGAMKCATSSLHEQLNQQPGIFMSELKEPNFFSNDEEYSKGLNWYLSHFKEANINDLRGESSTHYSKLPTYPHTIERLQKHLPNAKFIYVMRHPINRLVSQYIHEWSQRVISEEINESLDRYPELIEYSLYTKQLQPYFDTFGKERVLPIFFERMLTTPQTELEKICHFIGYTNKPRWDEQLNASNVSSERMIKSDWRDAMVEAPGLKQLRRLLIPKSFRTWVRSLWTIKKKPELTSENIEKLTKIFDQDLAVLGSWLRVELTCDNFQETVKHSSLNWVNTTRI, encoded by the coding sequence ATGAAAAAACTGCCTAACTTTATTATTATTGGTGCGATGAAATGTGCAACCAGTTCTCTCCATGAACAATTAAACCAACAACCAGGAATTTTCATGAGTGAACTGAAAGAACCTAATTTTTTTAGTAACGATGAAGAATATAGTAAAGGGTTAAACTGGTATTTATCCCATTTTAAAGAAGCTAATATTAATGATTTACGAGGAGAATCTAGTACCCATTATAGTAAATTACCCACCTATCCCCACACCATTGAACGACTACAAAAACATCTCCCGAATGCTAAATTTATTTATGTGATGCGTCATCCCATTAATCGTTTAGTCTCTCAATATATTCACGAATGGAGTCAACGGGTTATTTCTGAAGAAATTAATGAGAGTCTTGATCGGTATCCTGAATTGATTGAATATAGTTTATATACAAAACAATTACAACCCTACTTTGATACTTTCGGAAAAGAGAGGGTATTACCGATTTTTTTTGAGAGAATGTTAACCACTCCTCAAACAGAATTAGAAAAAATTTGTCACTTTATTGGATATACCAACAAACCTCGATGGGATGAACAATTAAATGCCAGTAATGTCTCCAGTGAACGGATGATTAAAAGTGATTGGCGAGATGCTATGGTAGAAGCACCAGGGTTAAAACAATTACGGCGTTTACTCATTCCAAAAAGCTTCCGAACTTGGGTAAGAAGTCTTTGGACAATTAAGAAAAAACCTGAATTAACCTCAGAAAATATTGAAAAATTAACAAAAATTTTTGATCAAGATTTAGCTGTTTTAGGCAGTTGGTTAAGGGTTGAATTAACCTGTGATAATTTTCAAGAAACGGTTAAACATTCATCTTTAAATTGGGTTAATACAACTCGTATTTAA
- a CDS encoding GAF domain-containing protein yields MEPLDSSSLGIALQKIIDQLGQLLKVDCCILRPFHAHCLIKNSIFYYPNKNQEELSLLEKTIIPIEYIEVITSTDNFLTLAQPKTLEETQRKNAYKLTKIGASLLIPLTLEQKFIAVLGLHRYCSFYHWQDQEIAITKMVVEQITLAISQAQAYQKLRALAQREALINRITNAIRCSLEPQLIFTAITQELGNGLKVDGCALSLWTKADKFVQCVGLYDHYQGSINPLPQSVVPIASNPVLQQLINTKKPVVLEDMDRHPEMTQFDLPLRESAQALLIVPLLVDSEIIGSISLRQTDHSRRWLSTEIELAKTVASQAAIAVQQARLYEKTKQQAEQLQKSEQEVKQLNQYLTESVLKRFLPASMVNKVAKGELSLDLTPEPRLVTILFTDLVGYTPLASHLGTQGVATLLNEYLEAMTAVVFHYGGTVDKFIGDAVVALFGAPEDLTPKKQVYQAIAVAREMHNQLDRLNERWQSQELIQQPVRFRCGIHQGMAVVGMFGGGQRSDYTAIGSAVNIAARLQEVADSGMILVSATVAQFLTASEVTALRPLELKGVEEDIKMFCVKISAV; encoded by the coding sequence ATGGAACCTCTTGATTCTAGTTCTTTAGGAATCGCTTTACAAAAGATTATTGATCAATTGGGACAGCTTTTAAAAGTTGATTGCTGTATTTTGCGTCCATTTCATGCCCATTGTTTAATTAAAAATAGTATTTTCTATTATCCAAATAAAAATCAAGAAGAGTTATCACTCTTAGAAAAAACAATTATTCCAATTGAATATATAGAAGTTATTACATCTACAGATAATTTCCTGACTCTTGCTCAACCGAAAACTTTAGAAGAAACTCAAAGGAAAAATGCTTATAAATTAACAAAAATAGGAGCTTCTTTATTAATTCCACTAACCCTAGAGCAGAAATTTATTGCTGTGCTAGGATTACATCGTTATTGTTCTTTTTACCATTGGCAAGACCAAGAAATTGCCATTACAAAGATGGTAGTAGAACAAATTACCCTAGCTATTTCTCAAGCTCAAGCCTATCAAAAATTAAGAGCTTTAGCTCAGCGAGAAGCATTAATTAATCGTATTACTAATGCTATTCGTTGTAGTCTAGAACCCCAACTGATTTTTACGGCCATTACTCAAGAATTAGGGAATGGATTAAAAGTAGATGGTTGCGCTCTTTCTTTGTGGACGAAAGCAGATAAATTTGTTCAATGTGTCGGCCTCTATGACCATTATCAAGGCAGCATTAACCCCCTTCCTCAATCCGTAGTTCCAATTGCGTCTAATCCTGTTTTACAACAACTAATCAACACCAAAAAACCGGTTGTTTTAGAAGATATGGATCGTCATCCTGAGATGACACAATTTGATTTACCGTTACGAGAATCGGCACAAGCTCTCTTAATTGTGCCATTATTGGTGGACAGTGAGATTATTGGTAGTATTTCTCTGCGACAAACGGATCATTCTCGTCGCTGGTTATCAACAGAAATTGAATTAGCTAAAACCGTAGCCTCTCAAGCAGCGATCGCTGTTCAACAGGCCAGACTGTATGAGAAAACCAAACAACAGGCCGAACAATTACAAAAAAGCGAACAGGAAGTTAAACAACTCAATCAATATCTCACAGAATCGGTCCTAAAACGCTTTCTACCTGCATCGATGGTTAATAAGGTAGCCAAGGGGGAATTAAGCCTGGATTTGACCCCAGAACCCCGTCTAGTGACCATTTTATTTACCGATTTAGTGGGTTATACCCCTTTGGCGAGTCATTTAGGAACCCAAGGGGTGGCTACTTTGCTTAATGAGTATCTAGAAGCCATGACTGCTGTGGTCTTTCATTATGGGGGAACGGTGGATAAGTTTATTGGGGATGCAGTCGTGGCCTTATTTGGTGCGCCAGAAGATTTGACCCCGAAAAAACAAGTTTATCAGGCGATCGCTGTGGCCAGAGAAATGCACAATCAACTAGATAGGTTAAATGAAAGATGGCAATCTCAGGAGTTAATTCAGCAACCAGTTCGCTTTCGCTGCGGGATTCATCAGGGAATGGCGGTGGTGGGGATGTTTGGAGGAGGTCAACGGTCTGATTATACGGCGATCGGTTCGGCGGTTAATATTGCAGCCCGTCTTCAAGAAGTGGCCGACAGTGGTATGATTTTGGTTTCTGCTACAGTGGCACAATTTTTAACTGCTTCAGAAGTTACCGCACTTCGACCTTTAGAATTAAAGGGGGTTGAAGAAGACATTAAAATGTTTTGTGTGAAGATAAGTGCGGTGTAG
- a CDS encoding PhoX family protein, protein MVMKRRNLLKFLGVSTGTALLCQGTKGLSSPFRVAGQGNDTVTNIIKASHFLKFTPVKLPIPLTIENLNDEEQTSAYKSYEVVDDVVLPEGFTYDVIAQWGDKVGDSRFGYNNDYLSFIETKENEGFLTINFEYISGKTWKETYEKVIGKSLPFEDVKAIADQNGGTINGFELPQDDPLKAKIEAIAKEALIDQGIGVISLRKNEQGQWQRTYSEADRRITGLSGLEEGPYLKATGPGVKIFEKEKKLGYEDGLGSNIIGTFQNCAGGTTPWGTVLSAEENIQDQVPEPVMADGSSLDPSVTPFVFNEQYIDGRGNVFGLAGNKYGWMVEIDPTDKNDYGTKHTWLGRYRHEAVAFRAETGRKLAVYSGCDRRGGHLYKFVSDNNVTDPKDRKNSRLMESGMLYGAVFNSDGTGKWVALTSETPIDPVLPSTVQGGMVMLPNSDRQVGGMIKVTEDQNIITFKDKFKTLGDLYIGTPEEKQGAILIDAHFAGNAAGITCTARPEDTEIGEDGTLYVTFTSGTPGGDGGPDKGVFRGPDGEMNYEYGWVMKITEDKNDPAAMGFRWDILATGGEPAKGGMGFSNPDNLMFDNQGDLWMVTDMSTSGHNNEITDRVKDGEPVSTKSLVGIFGNNTLWYLPLHGDNKGMAFPFAIGPMEVEMTGPWLTEDQQTLFLAVQHPGEANGTRQNMTSEKREFSILTTSGNEFIQTRTVPLGSNWPGKQVNDPPRPAVIAIRPVKE, encoded by the coding sequence ATGGTAATGAAAAGACGGAATCTTTTAAAGTTTTTAGGTGTAAGCACAGGGACAGCCTTATTATGTCAAGGAACTAAGGGGTTATCTAGTCCTTTTAGGGTGGCTGGTCAAGGTAACGATACGGTTACAAATATTATTAAAGCCAGTCATTTTTTAAAGTTTACTCCTGTTAAACTACCGATTCCGTTAACCATTGAAAATTTAAACGATGAAGAACAAACATCTGCTTATAAAAGTTACGAAGTGGTAGATGATGTCGTATTACCTGAAGGGTTTACCTATGATGTGATTGCCCAATGGGGGGATAAAGTAGGTGATTCTCGCTTTGGTTATAATAATGACTATTTATCCTTCATTGAAACCAAAGAAAATGAGGGATTTTTGACCATTAATTTTGAATATATTAGTGGGAAAACTTGGAAAGAAACCTACGAAAAAGTAATAGGAAAATCCCTTCCTTTTGAAGACGTTAAAGCGATCGCTGATCAAAACGGGGGAACGATCAATGGGTTTGAATTACCCCAAGATGATCCCCTCAAAGCGAAAATAGAAGCGATCGCCAAAGAAGCTTTAATTGACCAAGGCATAGGGGTTATTTCCCTCAGAAAAAATGAGCAAGGCCAATGGCAACGCACCTATTCAGAAGCCGATAGACGCATCACAGGACTATCTGGGTTAGAAGAGGGTCCTTATCTCAAAGCCACCGGGCCAGGGGTAAAGATTTTTGAAAAGGAGAAAAAACTAGGTTACGAAGACGGTTTAGGGAGTAACATTATAGGAACCTTCCAAAACTGTGCCGGGGGAACCACACCCTGGGGAACGGTACTCAGTGCAGAAGAGAATATACAAGATCAAGTGCCTGAACCCGTGATGGCCGATGGTTCCTCTTTAGATCCCTCCGTAACGCCTTTTGTATTCAACGAACAGTATATCGATGGACGGGGAAATGTCTTCGGTTTAGCTGGTAATAAATATGGTTGGATGGTAGAAATCGATCCCACCGATAAAAATGATTATGGAACCAAACATACTTGGTTAGGTCGTTATCGTCACGAAGCAGTGGCCTTTCGTGCCGAAACAGGGAGAAAGTTGGCTGTTTATTCAGGATGCGATCGCAGAGGAGGCCATCTTTATAAGTTTGTTTCTGATAACAATGTTACCGATCCCAAAGATAGGAAAAACTCCCGTTTAATGGAGTCAGGAATGTTATACGGTGCGGTATTTAACTCGGACGGAACTGGAAAATGGGTGGCGTTAACTTCTGAAACGCCTATCGATCCTGTGTTACCTTCAACCGTTCAAGGGGGTATGGTAATGTTACCCAATAGCGATCGCCAAGTCGGGGGAATGATCAAAGTTACTGAGGATCAAAACATCATCACTTTTAAAGACAAATTCAAGACCTTAGGGGATCTCTACATAGGAACTCCAGAAGAAAAACAAGGGGCTATTTTGATCGATGCTCATTTTGCTGGTAATGCAGCCGGAATCACCTGTACAGCCCGCCCAGAAGACACAGAAATAGGGGAAGATGGCACATTATACGTTACCTTTACTTCGGGGACTCCTGGGGGTGACGGTGGACCGGATAAGGGGGTATTTCGGGGGCCTGATGGGGAAATGAATTATGAATATGGTTGGGTCATGAAGATCACAGAAGATAAAAACGATCCGGCAGCCATGGGTTTTCGTTGGGATATCTTAGCCACAGGAGGAGAACCGGCTAAGGGAGGGATGGGGTTTTCTAACCCTGATAACCTGATGTTTGATAACCAAGGAGACTTATGGATGGTTACCGATATGTCTACCAGTGGTCATAACAACGAAATTACAGATCGTGTTAAAGATGGAGAACCAGTCAGTACAAAAAGTCTAGTAGGCATCTTTGGTAACAATACCCTGTGGTATTTACCCCTACATGGCGACAATAAGGGTATGGCTTTTCCTTTCGCCATTGGACCGATGGAAGTCGAAATGACCGGGCCCTGGTTAACAGAAGATCAACAAACCCTATTTTTGGCCGTACAACACCCAGGTGAAGCTAACGGAACCCGTCAAAATATGACCAGCGAAAAGCGAGAGTTTTCGATTTTAACTACATCAGGAAACGAATTTATACAAACAAGGACTGTTCCCTTGGGTTCTAACTGGCCCGGTAAACAAGTAAATGATCC
- a CDS encoding metallophosphoesterase family protein, producing the protein MQFVKDPSISVKINEMKQRVRWQESAIKERAIDQTKLLIKDSNSNNPDFSFLVIGDSGCGQHYDHHPQRQIAELMLKQSANFILHTGDVVYQVGSKEYYYKNFIKPYKEYLVGGESPKKIAYDELIFKLPFLPVPGNHDYYDLPLLYGVLSQLTWGVRHLLPITFDFDVGWHGSFKGQAYSKAFLDYLADIKSPHLLAKHLDKHYDVNSDGNRCLSYQPGHFTRLPNRYYTFSYGGIDFFALDSNTFNAPSPLPDTKTGELMRHSLVKRRKELETRKEKILTEIQSLNPQKIEEAELLDDKQGQINQIEEEQLDIDKRLDKHQFTIDFEQLHWLRDQLIKSWQNPEIRGRIIYLHHPPYVTEKTKWNQGQTLAVRHRLRYVFNEVAQTLGNIPQGSGIVDLVLSGHAHCLEHLYTENTQQADSFIHWLVCGGSGHSLRRQRSEGSILNETDEQGLQHQVARSLKFIGRNGHGSHKRRPYSFLKIEIKSGKPPTYLIHYHIAELYQHQWHHYQLEPKIIPILKSY; encoded by the coding sequence ATGCAATTCGTTAAAGATCCCTCAATTTCAGTTAAGATTAACGAAATGAAACAAAGAGTCCGATGGCAAGAATCTGCGATTAAAGAACGTGCCATTGACCAAACCAAACTTTTAATCAAAGATAGCAATAGCAATAATCCAGACTTTTCATTTTTAGTAATCGGTGATAGCGGTTGTGGACAGCATTATGACCATCATCCTCAAAGACAAATTGCTGAATTAATGCTTAAACAATCAGCTAATTTTATTCTTCATACAGGCGATGTGGTTTATCAAGTGGGTTCAAAAGAATATTACTACAAAAACTTTATTAAACCTTACAAAGAATATTTAGTAGGCGGTGAATCTCCTAAAAAAATTGCTTATGATGAGTTAATTTTTAAATTGCCCTTCTTGCCTGTTCCTGGTAACCACGATTATTATGATCTTCCCTTACTCTATGGAGTCCTTTCTCAACTTACTTGGGGAGTTCGTCATTTATTGCCCATTACATTTGATTTCGATGTGGGTTGGCACGGTTCTTTTAAAGGACAAGCCTACAGTAAAGCTTTTTTAGATTATTTAGCCGATATTAAATCCCCTCATTTGTTAGCTAAACATTTGGATAAACACTATGATGTCAACAGCGATGGTAATCGTTGTTTATCCTATCAACCCGGACACTTTACTCGTTTGCCAAATCGTTATTATACTTTTTCTTACGGTGGCATCGATTTTTTTGCCCTTGATTCTAATACCTTCAATGCGCCTTCTCCCTTGCCTGATACGAAAACTGGGGAACTCATGCGCCATTCACTGGTGAAACGACGTAAAGAATTAGAAACACGAAAAGAAAAAATTCTCACAGAAATACAATCCCTGAATCCCCAAAAAATAGAAGAAGCAGAACTTTTAGATGATAAACAGGGACAAATCAATCAAATTGAAGAAGAACAACTAGATATCGATAAAAGGCTCGATAAACATCAATTTACCATTGATTTTGAACAACTTCATTGGCTCAGAGATCAATTGATAAAGTCTTGGCAAAATCCTGAAATTCGAGGACGAATTATTTATTTGCATCATCCCCCCTATGTGACAGAAAAGACCAAATGGAATCAAGGACAAACCCTGGCAGTGCGTCATCGTCTGCGTTATGTTTTTAATGAGGTTGCTCAAACCCTAGGCAACATTCCGCAAGGCAGTGGCATTGTCGATTTAGTTTTATCGGGTCACGCTCACTGTTTAGAACATCTTTATACTGAAAATACACAACAAGCTGATTCTTTTATTCATTGGCTCGTTTGTGGGGGTAGTGGCCACAGTCTTCGCCGTCAACGCAGTGAAGGTTCTATTCTCAACGAAACTGACGAACAAGGTTTGCAACATCAAGTTGCTCGCTCATTAAAATTTATTGGTCGTAACGGCCATGGTTCTCATAAACGACGGCCTTATTCTTTTCTAAAGATTGAAATTAAATCGGGCAAGCCTCCTACATACCTGATTCATTATCACATTGCTGAACTCTATCAACACCAATGGCATCATTACCAACTAGAGCCTAAAATTATACCAATTCTCAAAAGTTACTAG
- a CDS encoding DUF2605 domain-containing protein, producing the protein MSHSNPTEQELLKTILEPLLEDFQYWFSRARHLLESERITFLSVEEQTDLLDRVKKNQQEVQTAKILFEATGKQAGIDTRALVPWHKLVAECWQVSMKWRSHKQENPPTA; encoded by the coding sequence ATGTCTCATAGTAACCCCACTGAGCAAGAACTGCTCAAAACCATTCTCGAACCTTTATTAGAGGATTTCCAATACTGGTTTTCTCGCGCTCGTCATTTATTAGAAAGCGAACGAATTACCTTTTTATCCGTTGAAGAACAAACGGATCTTTTAGATCGGGTAAAAAAGAATCAACAGGAAGTGCAGACGGCTAAAATCTTATTTGAAGCGACCGGAAAACAAGCGGGGATCGATACTAGAGCATTAGTGCCTTGGCATAAGTTAGTGGCAGAATGTTGGCAAGTGTCGATGAAATGGCGATCGCATAAACAAGAAAATCCCCCCACCGCTTAA
- a CDS encoding THUMP domain-containing class I SAM-dependent RNA methyltransferase — protein sequence MTNQYFATVARGLEEIAAKELEKLGAKNVNPDFTGVYFEGDKALLYKVNIWSRIIFRILVPIHTINSKNAEDLYNNARKIDWSDYIQIDQTFAVNCTGKNQELNHSHFTALQIKNAIVDQQRERYNRRSNIDVKNPDILINAHIYEDQCILSLDSSGDSLHRRGYRPAMGVAPLKESLAAALLEMANWTPDIPFLDPMCGSGILPIEAALKSLNIAPGLSRNRFNFEQWPDFDAALCDQIIDDAIQQQKHELDAPIFGSDQDFEIVQQAIINAKKSDLDHHIKITQVALENIEAPTDHGIIICNPPYGKRLGNSQELGSLYKLLGDVFKQRFKGWTAYVLSGNKELTKKIGLRTSGRIPVYNGSLPCTLLKYELY from the coding sequence ATGACTAATCAATATTTTGCGACCGTAGCCAGAGGGTTAGAAGAAATTGCTGCTAAAGAATTAGAAAAATTAGGAGCCAAAAATGTTAATCCTGACTTTACTGGGGTTTATTTTGAAGGAGATAAAGCCTTACTATATAAAGTTAATATCTGGTCAAGAATTATCTTTCGGATTTTAGTACCGATTCACACCATTAATAGTAAAAATGCAGAAGACTTATACAATAACGCCAGAAAAATAGATTGGTCTGACTATATACAAATTGATCAAACCTTTGCCGTTAACTGTACAGGAAAAAATCAAGAACTCAATCACAGTCATTTTACAGCATTACAGATAAAAAATGCCATTGTTGACCAACAAAGAGAGCGTTACAATAGACGATCTAATATTGATGTTAAAAACCCCGATATTTTAATCAATGCTCATATTTACGAAGATCAATGTATTCTTAGTTTAGATAGTTCAGGAGACAGTTTACACCGTAGAGGATATCGGCCAGCAATGGGAGTTGCGCCCCTCAAAGAAAGCTTAGCTGCTGCACTATTAGAGATGGCAAACTGGACACCTGATATTCCCTTTTTAGACCCCATGTGTGGGTCAGGAATCTTACCTATTGAAGCTGCACTGAAAAGCTTGAATATTGCTCCTGGTTTATCGAGAAATCGTTTTAATTTTGAACAGTGGCCAGACTTTGATGCAGCGTTATGTGATCAAATAATTGATGATGCGATTCAGCAACAAAAACATGAACTAGACGCACCTATTTTTGGTAGTGATCAAGACTTTGAAATAGTCCAACAAGCAATAATAAACGCAAAAAAATCTGATCTTGATCATCACATTAAAATAACCCAAGTTGCTTTAGAAAATATTGAAGCCCCCACGGATCATGGTATTATTATTTGTAATCCTCCCTATGGCAAACGGTTAGGAAACTCCCAAGAATTAGGGTCATTATATAAACTATTAGGAGATGTATTTAAACAGCGTTTTAAGGGGTGGACAGCTTATGTTTTAAGTGGAAATAAGGAATTAACCAAAAAAATTGGCTTAAGAACCTCTGGACGTATTCCTGTATATAATGGTTCTTTACCTTGTACTTTGCTTAAATACGAGTTGTATTAA
- a CDS encoding DUF2973 domain-containing protein, with the protein MLHLIYIVAFTIIAFLAVSNLIRSLITVSMDSQRRYPNRNQTSSPKPQKRQNRQKAIHPELLDERGKPINEPLLVMRSVSVEDARQQLDAIYNASPNPNNETEDE; encoded by the coding sequence ATGTTACATTTAATTTACATCGTTGCTTTTACCATTATTGCCTTTCTTGCCGTGAGTAATCTTATTCGCAGTTTAATTACAGTCAGTATGGACTCTCAACGTCGTTATCCTAATCGGAACCAGACATCTTCTCCCAAACCTCAAAAACGACAAAATCGCCAAAAAGCAATTCATCCTGAATTACTTGATGAACGAGGCAAACCCATTAACGAACCCTTATTAGTGATGCGATCGGTGAGTGTCGAAGATGCTAGACAACAACTAGATGCTATTTACAATGCTTCTCCTAATCCTAACAACGAAACCGAAGACGAATAG
- a CDS encoding GntR family transcriptional regulator, with amino-acid sequence MLQFKIQSDSDIPASKQLFDQIRFAIASSQYPPGHRLPSTRQLATMTGLHRNTISKVYQQLEEASLVESIAGSGIYVKAQNNEEISLPESPLFTQYPQESQLVHKSLDELLKQGLTLSQAKELFLAIIDWRLRCSAQVLVTVPRRDMGAGELILQELEKALAIPVELVPIEDLDKVLSQTKSATVVTSRYFIPEAESIGSPHATRVFPIDIYDYGKELAIIKELPRDTRLGIVSLSPGIIRVAEILIHSLRGDDLLLITAQVSDRRQLLTLVRSAQTIISDPASYSLVKEAILTVRDDLIRPPDVICSEYYIGEKSINLLKRELGLG; translated from the coding sequence ATGCTTCAGTTCAAAATACAATCCGATAGTGATATTCCCGCCTCTAAACAACTGTTTGATCAGATTCGGTTTGCCATCGCTTCTAGTCAATATCCTCCAGGTCATCGCTTACCCAGTACCCGTCAACTGGCGACCATGACAGGACTACATCGCAACACCATCAGTAAAGTTTATCAACAACTCGAAGAAGCCAGCTTAGTAGAATCCATTGCGGGTTCAGGAATATATGTTAAGGCTCAAAATAACGAAGAAATTTCCCTTCCTGAGTCTCCCTTATTCACCCAATATCCCCAAGAAAGTCAACTGGTTCATAAAAGCTTAGATGAACTTCTCAAACAAGGGTTAACCCTCTCCCAAGCCAAAGAATTATTTTTAGCGATCATTGATTGGCGGTTACGATGTAGCGCACAGGTATTAGTCACTGTCCCTCGTCGGGATATGGGGGCCGGAGAACTGATTTTACAAGAGTTAGAAAAAGCTCTAGCTATTCCTGTTGAGTTAGTCCCCATAGAAGACTTGGATAAAGTCTTATCTCAAACCAAATCAGCGACTGTGGTCACTAGCCGATATTTTATTCCTGAAGCAGAATCTATTGGATCTCCCCATGCGACTCGTGTTTTTCCCATCGATATTTACGATTATGGGAAAGAACTGGCTATTATTAAAGAATTACCAAGGGACACCCGTTTAGGAATTGTTAGTTTAAGTCCAGGAATTATTCGAGTTGCCGAAATTCTGATTCATAGTTTACGGGGAGATGATTTATTATTAATTACGGCACAGGTGAGCGATCGCCGTCAATTGTTAACCTTAGTGCGATCAGCACAAACTATTATCAGTGATCCTGCCAGCTATTCTTTGGTTAAAGAAGCCATCTTAACCGTAAGAGATGATTTAATTCGTCCCCCAGATGTCATTTGTTCTGAATATTACATCGGAGAAAAGTCCATTAATCTCTTGAAACGGGAATTGGGATTAGGTTAA